A single Clavibacter nebraskensis NCPPB 2581 DNA region contains:
- a CDS encoding ABC transporter ATP-binding protein: MRAMDDLRRTLGPDAERELRPVVIRMVAASVLHGAAALALVPVLERLFGADPSAAWPWIGLFLVLAAAHLAVQAGAQSAAFGAGVRAANVLHHRIGDHVVRLPLAWFDSAHRAELTSAAGSSVLASMGVPAYLLRPLITATVVPAVIAAGLLAIDPPLGIALLVLAPLVALALRWGGMVAQGADAERAAADTEAGERIVEFAQAQHVLRAHGRTGRDAGLLDAILVRRRSAARALIGRTVAGLVAFGAALRMALVVTLVVAVAPLLGPADAGRTIAVLVLVFHAADLVGQAAELAVGVRAARRDLRAVGRILDAAPIPERAPQETRRPDGSDVELDGVSFAYSGAPVDAVSDLRATLTAGRMTALVGPSGSGKTTVARLVARAADVTGGAVRIGGVDVRDMALADVAAHVSTVFQDVHLLAGTLGDNVRIADPDADDAAVTDALRRAGLPLGDGLDLDTPVGEGGRQLSGGQRQRVSIARVLLKDAPVVVLDEATAALDAESAAAVAEAIRLLRGRRTLLVIAHRLDTVRSADEILVLDGGRLAQRGAHDELAGQPGVYAGFLADLVASDGWRVRAQYS; the protein is encoded by the coding sequence ATGCGCGCGATGGACGACCTGCGGAGGACCCTCGGCCCGGACGCGGAGCGCGAGCTCCGCCCCGTGGTGATCCGCATGGTCGCCGCCTCCGTGCTGCACGGCGCCGCGGCGCTCGCGCTCGTGCCGGTGCTCGAGCGCCTCTTCGGCGCGGATCCGTCGGCCGCGTGGCCGTGGATAGGCCTGTTTCTGGTGCTCGCCGCCGCTCATCTGGCCGTGCAGGCCGGCGCGCAGTCAGCCGCGTTCGGCGCTGGCGTGCGGGCTGCGAACGTACTTCACCACCGCATCGGCGACCACGTCGTGCGCCTGCCGCTCGCGTGGTTCGACTCCGCGCATCGGGCGGAGCTCACGTCCGCGGCGGGCAGCAGCGTGCTGGCGTCGATGGGGGTGCCCGCGTACCTGCTGCGCCCGCTCATCACCGCGACCGTCGTTCCCGCCGTGATCGCGGCCGGGCTGCTCGCGATCGACCCGCCGCTCGGCATCGCGCTGCTGGTGCTGGCGCCGCTCGTGGCCCTCGCGCTGCGCTGGGGCGGCATGGTCGCGCAGGGCGCCGACGCCGAGCGCGCCGCGGCGGACACCGAGGCGGGCGAGCGCATCGTGGAGTTCGCGCAGGCGCAGCACGTGCTGCGGGCGCACGGGCGCACCGGGCGCGACGCGGGCCTCCTCGACGCGATCCTCGTGCGCCGCCGGTCGGCCGCGCGCGCCCTCATCGGCCGCACCGTGGCGGGCCTCGTCGCGTTCGGGGCCGCCCTGCGCATGGCGCTCGTCGTGACGCTCGTGGTCGCGGTGGCTCCCCTCCTCGGCCCCGCGGACGCCGGACGCACCATCGCGGTGCTCGTGCTCGTGTTCCACGCGGCAGACCTCGTCGGGCAGGCCGCCGAGCTCGCGGTCGGGGTACGTGCCGCCCGCCGCGACCTGCGTGCCGTGGGCCGGATCCTCGACGCCGCCCCCATCCCCGAGCGCGCACCCCAGGAGACGCGCCGGCCCGACGGATCCGACGTGGAGCTCGACGGGGTCTCCTTCGCCTACTCGGGCGCGCCGGTCGACGCCGTGTCCGATCTCCGCGCCACGCTGACCGCGGGCCGCATGACCGCGCTCGTGGGGCCATCCGGATCCGGCAAGACGACGGTCGCGCGGCTCGTCGCCCGCGCCGCCGACGTGACCGGCGGCGCCGTGCGCATCGGCGGGGTCGACGTCCGCGACATGGCGCTCGCGGACGTGGCCGCGCACGTGTCCACCGTCTTCCAGGACGTGCACCTGCTCGCGGGCACGCTCGGCGACAACGTGCGCATCGCGGATCCGGACGCGGACGACGCGGCCGTCACGGACGCGCTGCGCCGTGCCGGCCTTCCGCTCGGCGACGGGCTCGACCTCGACACGCCCGTGGGCGAGGGCGGCCGCCAGCTCTCGGGCGGCCAGCGCCAGCGCGTGTCGATCGCCCGCGTGCTCCTGAAGGACGCGCCCGTGGTCGTGCTCGACGAGGCCACGGCGGCGCTCGACGCGGAGAGCGCCGCGGCCGTGGCCGAGGCGATCCGGCTCCTGCGCGGGCGCCGCACCCTGCTCGTGATCGCGCACCGGCTCGACACCGTGCGGAGCGCCGACGAGATCCTCGTGCTCGACGGCGGCCGCCTCGCGCAGCGCGGCGCGCACGACGAGCTCGCCGGGCAGCCGGGCGTCTACGCCGGGTTCCTCGCCGACCTCGTCGCGTCGGACGGCTGGCGGGTGCGGGCCCAGTACTCGTAG